Proteins from one Chroococcidiopsis sp. CCMEE 29 genomic window:
- the fldA gene encoding flavodoxin FldA, translating to MSNIGLFLGSTTGKTEYVAEMIQKEFGGEDIVTLHNIAEVEDSEFEQYQYLLIACPTWNIGELQSDWDGFFPELDNIDFSGKKVAYFGTGDQVGYADNFVDALGILEEKISEQGGTTVGYWSKDGYDFNESKALRDGKFVGLALDEDNQSDLTEERIKAWVTQLKKEFSL from the coding sequence ATGTCAAATATTGGTCTGTTTCTCGGCTCGACCACAGGTAAAACCGAGTACGTAGCAGAGATGATTCAGAAAGAATTCGGCGGCGAGGACATAGTGACATTACATAATATTGCCGAGGTAGAAGATAGTGAGTTTGAACAATATCAATATCTCCTGATCGCCTGCCCTACCTGGAATATTGGTGAACTACAAAGCGATTGGGATGGCTTCTTTCCAGAGCTAGACAATATTGATTTCAGTGGCAAAAAGGTAGCCTATTTCGGTACAGGAGACCAAGTTGGCTATGCCGATAATTTTGTGGACGCACTAGGCATCCTGGAAGAAAAGATTTCTGAACAAGGTGGCACTACAGTTGGGTATTGGTCAAAAGATGGGTATGACTTCAATGAATCAAAAGCATTGAGGGATGGTAAATTTGTCGGTTTGGCTCTTGATGAAGATAACCAGTCCGATCTGACTGAAGAGCGCATCAAAGCTTGGGTAACTCAACTCAAAAAAGAATTTAGTTTATAG